In Sphingopyxis macrogoltabida, the sequence CCGTTGAAGACCAGATGCTCGAAGAGATGCGCGAACCCCGATTTACCTACCGGCTCATTCTTTGATCCGACATGATACCAGATGTTGACCGCGACCAGCGGCGCCGACTTGTCTTCATGGACGATCAGCGTGAGACCATTGTTCAGAACGAACTTCTTCGCCGGAATATCGATCTCGAGACCGGCCAGCGGATCCGCCGCCGACGCGGCGGCGCTTGCCAGCTTCGCGGTCGCAGCGGGGATCGCAGTGAGCGACACCGACGCCAGCAGCGCGGCGGCAAGAGGCTTCAACAATGTCATGAAATCCGTCCCTCTATATGGTCAATAGAAAGAAGACGCGCGCGGGGAGCAAATCCGCACGGCTGATGGGTCTCGCCGGTGGGACCATCGACGGACACCCGACCTCGGTCGACGAACGACAGCCGTCTATCCACGCTCACCGGAAGGTCTGAATCAAAAATATCGAAGCCCGGGTTGCGGGAATGCCGTCATCGGACGTCTCTATAGTGCGAGGGTCCGCGCGAGCCCGCGCGGACGTGGCGAAATGGCAGGCGCAGCGGACTTAAAATCCGCCGGGGCATCCAGTGCGGGTTGAGTTCCGCCGTCCGCACCGTCGGTCTGGTTGGGGCCTGTAGCTCAATGGTCAGAGCTGGCCGCTCATAACGGCTAGGTTGCGGGTTCGAGTCCTGCCGGGCCCACCAGAACGTACCCCCCGGCCCGCGCCCGGATCGACAGGAAGTTTCTCGATGCCAAATCCGCTCCGAACCGCGCTCAGCGTTCTCGATGCGGGCGATCAGCTCGGGCTTTCAAGGCAGGCAGTCGTCTTCCTGATCGAGTCCGGTCAGTTGCCTTCCCATTTCGAGGGGTGGACGCGCCGCGTTCTGATTTCCGATATCGAAGCATTCGACGGCAAACGAGATTGCCATAGGTCGATCGAAGTAGAGCAAGGTTCAGCCTAAATTCCCTCCCCGATTGCGATTTCAAGACTGCCGAGCGTCTTACCCTTGAGGGAGCGGCGACCGCAGTACCGTCGCTTCCGGGTTCGTAGGGGCAGCGTCTGACCCGGCGCAGAATTTCCGAAGCCGCGGCCAGAGCCCCTTGCTGGCTCCATGCTTCGCGGCTCGAACCATCTCTGACCGCGGGCGCCAAAGGCGCTCGCGGTCCCTTTCATCGCGGAATCCGGTTCATGCCAGAACGGAATACGACACTCTTCAATCGGCGTCTGGGGGCCGCTCGGGCGCGCCTACAAATAATTTTCGCCTGACGTTGCGGAAACCGCCCTTTCGGACGTCTTGAGTTTGGGGGGCGATGCTCATGCAGTCCAGCAAATCGCTCCAGGTTCACGGCATCTGTGCGTCTCCCCGGCGCGCGCTGCCGGGCCGCGGCGCGGGATTCCAGAGAAGCTACCCGCGTCGCGGCCGGAACCGCTCGTCCCTATAATTTATGATCCGAAATGGTGCGGTTTTGCCCGGCTCATGCGTCTGAGTCATCGGGGGTAGGACGACGTCACCAGCGACGTCGCCCATCGGTCCACGGCGGCATGTGATTCCCTGTGCCGTCGGCGCGAGGTCGGGTCTTGGGGGGAGCCGTCCCGGCCCATCGCGGGATCGCTTCCCGGCCGCGGGAGTTCCACTGGCTCCCGCGGCCGTAGCCCCGATCAGCGAAAAGACGTGTCCGCGCGGCAAAGTCTGCTCTGCCGCCAGCAGCGGGAGGACGTCTGGGCGGCACGAGGGATTGCCCCCGTCCCGAGACCAGCGCCTCAGGGGCGGGCGCCCGAGAAACGTCGCCAGTCGGCAAGCACCCGATCACGCTGCGCCACAAGCGTATCGCGCCGCGCAGCCGCCGCCCGCAGATCGTCGATACGGTCCGCACCATGCAAGTTTCGAGCGTCGATGTCGCGAACATCGGCCTCGGCCTCTTCGATCCGCGGCGCAATGCAGGTCATATAGGCATCGACGATGGCTTTGCCGTGACGCAGCATGGCAGGCGAGGCAGTCTCAGCGAGAGCGAAGGTGGGAATGAGACAGGGAGGATCTTCGGTGGCAGCCGCGACGTTCGCGCTCGCGACCATAGCCAGGATTTGTCCGATCGTCCTGGCCCTGACGGTCCATCCCCCCATTGCGTGTCCCCTTCCCGCTTCCACCAGAAGATAGACGCGCGACGCGGCACGAACCGCACCGCAGAGATGCAATCAAGCGATGGGCGCGCCTTCCCGCGAGGACGCGCCCACCTTCCCCATCCGGGGTCGTAAGCCATCGTGCGCGGGCACGATGGCTCTATTCCGGGGAAGGTTTTCGATCAGAAGCGGACGCCGAGGCCGACGACGATCTGGTGACGATCGATGTTCGCGCCGACACTGTTGCCCGCGTAGGAGACATTGCCGTAGTTCGAGTAACGATATTCGAGACGGCCATAGCCGCCGGCACCGAACAGCGCGTTGATCTTCTGCTCGAGGCCCGCGCCGACGCGGTAGCCGTCACCCTTCGGGCGCGCCTTGTCGACGGTGGTGCCATCGTCATAGCGCACGTCGATGGCGGCGTTGGTGTAGCCGGCCTTGGCGTAGAGCAGCGTGTTCGGGGCAACAGCGAAGCCGATGCGGCCTCCGATATAGATGTCGCGGCCCGCGCCGATGCGCAGTTCGTCCCCGGCGACGAGCGCGTCGGTGTAGATTTCGCGAACGCTGCTGTCGTTGAGCTCGGTCTCGATGCCGATTACACCCTGACCGACGGCGATGTCGTAACCGGCGGCGACGCCATAGACGAGGCCTTCGTCGCCCTCGACGATGTCATAGCCCGAGAGCAGTTCGACGCGCGCGCCTTCGAAGCCCGTGTCCTGGGCGAGCGCGGGGGAGGAAAGCGTCGCA encodes:
- a CDS encoding helix-turn-helix domain-containing protein, with translation MPNPLRTALSVLDAGDQLGLSRQAVVFLIESGQLPSHFEGWTRRVLISDIEAFDGKRDCHRSIEVEQGSA
- a CDS encoding outer membrane protein: MKTIVSAAALAVATLSSPALAQDTGFEGARVELLSGYDIVEGDEGLVYGVAAGYDIAVGQGVIGIETELNDSSVREIYTDALVAGDELRIGAGRDIYIGGRIGFAVAPNTLLYAKAGYTNAAIDVRYDDGTTVDKARPKGDGYRVGAGLEQKINALFGAGGYGRLEYRYSNYGNVSYAGNSVGANIDRHQIVVGLGVRF